A single Crateriforma conspicua DNA region contains:
- a CDS encoding DUF669 domain-containing protein, whose product MANLQGFDANTIKPANDLEPIPVGKYVAVITDSEMKPTKSGAGNYLQLTFQVIEGEHANRLLWVRLNLDNPNATAVEIARRELSAICRAVGVLTPTDSTDLHNLPCNIHVKVKRRSDTGELQNEVKGYSRRDASAQPIAASELSSTAASSPDSSGTDTPPWQR is encoded by the coding sequence ATGGCCAACCTTCAAGGCTTTGATGCCAACACTATTAAACCCGCCAACGACCTCGAACCGATCCCGGTTGGCAAGTACGTTGCCGTCATCACCGACAGCGAAATGAAGCCGACCAAGTCGGGAGCCGGAAATTATCTTCAGCTCACGTTTCAAGTTATCGAAGGCGAGCACGCCAACAGGCTCCTGTGGGTGCGACTCAATCTCGACAACCCCAACGCGACCGCAGTCGAGATCGCTCGTCGCGAATTGTCTGCGATCTGCCGCGCCGTGGGTGTGCTCACCCCAACGGATTCGACGGACCTGCACAACTTGCCTTGCAACATCCACGTCAAGGTGAAACGCCGATCAGACACTGGCGAGTTGCAGAACGAAGTGAAGGGGTATTCCCGGCGCGACGCCTCGGCCCAGCCCATCGCGGCTTCCGAACTGTCTAGCACCGCCGCTTCTTCGCCGGACTCTTCCGGCACGGATACCCCACCTTGGCAGCGATAG
- a CDS encoding ATP-binding protein: MTTLLQSIQSGRQSKPPRVLLYGVEGIGKSTFGSQAPKPIFIQTEDGLDEIDCDRFPLAGTFDDVMAALKTLRDEKHDYQSVVVDSLDWLERLVWDKLCQQYGVESIEKVDGGYARGYMHALSLWRDVLDVLSVLRSRGMVVVLIAHSKVERFEDPESSPYDRYSPRLHKHAAALIKEWCDAVLFATRKMRTQTEDGGFNRKRTIAHAVGKDGGERIVRAYGSPSCVAKNRYGIDTELPLSWPAFVGAMTKN, from the coding sequence GTGACCACGTTACTTCAATCCATCCAATCCGGCCGGCAATCGAAGCCACCTCGCGTGCTGCTCTATGGCGTCGAGGGCATTGGCAAGTCGACATTCGGCAGCCAAGCACCCAAGCCGATCTTCATTCAGACCGAAGACGGTCTCGACGAGATCGACTGCGATCGTTTTCCGCTGGCCGGCACGTTTGATGACGTCATGGCGGCACTGAAAACGCTGCGTGATGAAAAGCACGACTATCAAAGCGTCGTAGTCGACTCACTCGATTGGCTCGAACGTTTGGTTTGGGACAAGCTCTGCCAGCAGTACGGAGTCGAGTCAATCGAAAAGGTCGACGGCGGATACGCCCGCGGCTACATGCACGCCTTATCGCTGTGGCGGGACGTTCTCGATGTGCTTAGCGTGCTGCGTTCCCGTGGCATGGTGGTCGTGCTGATCGCTCACTCAAAGGTCGAGCGTTTCGAAGATCCGGAAAGCTCGCCCTACGACCGCTATTCGCCGCGACTGCACAAACACGCCGCGGCACTCATCAAAGAGTGGTGCGATGCGGTGCTGTTCGCCACCCGCAAGATGCGAACGCAAACCGAAGACGGCGGGTTCAACCGTAAACGCACGATCGCTCACGCGGTCGGCAAAGACGGCGGCGAACGTATTGTCCGTGCCTATGGATCACCGTCGTGCGTCGCCAAGAATCGCTACGGCATCGACACCGAGTTGCCGCTCTCGTGGCCGGCGTTCGTCGGTGCCATGACCAAGAACTGA
- a CDS encoding RusA family crossover junction endodeoxyribonuclease, producing the protein MLKLKLPYPPTINHYWRHVGQRVLISKKGREYRADVSGYLHRKGVQPLEGPLSVDIELHMPDRRRRDIDNVLKAMLDALQWGGAFLDDNQIVRLAIEKIVAEKKAPPKRRTKAEIAAGVQRTADKPKGQAIVWIAEVDVERHAHANRICLQCHQSFESKGPTHRICRDCKHKQSKMPPSVVEAGSGKRRNGVPM; encoded by the coding sequence ATGCTCAAGCTCAAACTGCCCTATCCGCCCACGATCAATCACTACTGGCGACACGTCGGCCAGCGTGTGTTGATCTCCAAGAAAGGTCGCGAGTACCGCGCCGACGTGAGCGGCTACCTGCATCGCAAAGGCGTGCAACCGCTCGAAGGCCCCCTGTCGGTCGACATCGAATTGCACATGCCCGACCGCCGCCGTCGCGACATCGACAATGTGCTCAAAGCGATGCTTGACGCGCTGCAGTGGGGCGGAGCGTTCTTGGACGACAACCAGATCGTGCGATTGGCGATTGAAAAGATCGTGGCCGAGAAGAAGGCTCCGCCAAAGCGACGAACCAAGGCAGAGATCGCCGCCGGTGTCCAGCGGACGGCAGACAAGCCAAAGGGCCAAGCGATCGTCTGGATCGCAGAGGTCGATGTCGAAAGACACGCCCATGCCAATCGCATTTGTTTGCAGTGCCACCAATCTTTCGAATCAAAAGGCCCGACACACCGAATTTGTCGTGATTGCAAACACAAGCAATCGAAGATGCCGCCATCGGTCGTTGAAGCCGGATCCGGCAAACGCCGAAACGGAGTGCCGATGTGA